One window from the genome of Hoplias malabaricus isolate fHopMal1 chromosome 18, fHopMal1.hap1, whole genome shotgun sequence encodes:
- the opn4xa gene encoding opsin 4xa: MEGVDMDRGFFRKVDVPDHAHYIVAFFVAVIGAVGVMGNVLVMYAFFCNKKLQTPPNFFIMNLAVSDFLMAATQSPIFFINCMYKEWVFGEMGCKMYAFCGALFGITSMINLLAISIDRYIVITKPLQAIRWTSKRRTLISILLVWLYSLAWSLAPLLGWSSYIPEGLMTSCTWDYVTSTPGNKSYTLMLCCFVFFVPLGIISYCYLFMFLAIRSTSREVEKLGTHVRKTTLIQEQSIKTEWKLAKVAFVVIIVYVLSWSPYAFVTLIAWAGYSSVLTPYSKMVPAVIAKASAIYNPIIYAIIHSKYRNTLAENIPCLYFLAKPPRKEFVSVSNSESSFRDSMLSRQSSLSKSKFQRVSSMSTGDTVWSDVELDPMDQRVQSLRSSNSTNLLREMERRHQLQPSKSKSYLVPEKPAVLESGSLINYDQGKVHVATVPLLTAKDSPEDEQKEEQNISRVETPDIGPTSSEDRDTPAITNSNTEITLVEDTKLQEEKQDSQTIEDNLLHGLKSLNCSTELLEAVEKFLS; the protein is encoded by the exons ATGGAGGGAGTGGACATGGACCGGGGCTTCTTCAGGAAAGTGGACGTGCCTGACCATGCACATTACATCGTGGCCTTCTTTGTGGCTGTCATCGGTGCTGTGGGAGTCATGGGGAATGTACTGGTCATGTATGCCTTCTTTTG CAACAAGAAGCTACAGACTCCGCCCAACTTTTTCATCATGAACCTTGCTGTGAGTGACTTTCTCATGGCCGCAACCCAGTCCCCCATCTTTTTCATCAACTGCATGTACAAGGAATGGGTGTTCGGTGAAATGG GGTGTAAGATGTATGCATTTTGCGGGGCTTTGTTTGGGATCACATCCATGATCAACCTGTTGGCCATATCCATTGACCGCTACATAGTGATCACAAAGCCTCTGCAGGCCATCCGGTGGACGTCGAAACGCCGGACGCTCATCAGCATCCTGCTGGTGTGGCTCTACTCTCTGGCCTGGAGTTTGGCACCTTTACTGGGATGGA GTTCCTATATCCCAGAGGGCCTCATGACATCTTGCACATGGGACTATGTCACTTCCACGCCGGGTAACAAGAGCTACACCCTCATGCTTTGCTGTTTCGTGTTCTTTGTCCCCTTGGGGATAATATCCTACTGCTACCTCTTTATGTTTCTGGCTATTCGAAGCACGAGCAG agaaGTTGAGAAGCTGGGAACCCATGTGAGGAAGACCACACTGATCCAGGAGCAGTCTATAAAGACAGAGTGGAAGCTGGCAAAGGTTGCCTTCGTGGTCATCATTGTGTATGTGCTGTCCTGGTCCCCCTACGCCTTCGTTACCCTCATTGCCTGGGCTGG GTACAGCAGTGTCCTAACGCCATATTCAAAGATGGTGCCTGCAGTCATAGCCAAAGCCTCAGCCATTTATAACCCAATCATCTACGCCATCATCCACTCCAAATACAG GAATACTCTGGCCGAGAACATACCTTGCCTGTACTTCCTGGCTAAGCCTCCACGAAAGGAATTTGTGTCCGTTTCCAACAGCGAGTCTTCCTTCAGGGATTCAATGCTCAGTAGGCAGTCATCATTGTCAAAGTCCAAGTTCCAGCGAGTGTCCTCCATGTCCACTGGTGACACA GTCTGGAGTGATGTAGAGTTGGATCCTATGGACCAGCGTGTTCAGTCTCTCAGGAGCTCAAATTCAACCAACCTGCTCAGAGAAATGGAGCGAAGACACCAGCTGCAGCCCAGCAAGAGCAAGAGCTATTTAGTTCCAGAAAAG CCAGCTGTCTTAGAGAGTGGCTCACTGATCAACTACGACCAGGGTAAGGTCCACGTGGCCACCGTGCCCCTCCTCACAGCAAAGGACAGTCCAGAAGATGAGCAGAAGGAGGAGCAGAACATCAGCCGCGTAGAAACCCCAGACATAGGGCCGACCTCTTCTGAGGACAGAGATACACCAGCAATCACTAATTCCAACACAGAGATCACCCTGGTGGAGGACACTAAGCTCCAAGAGGAGAAACAAGATTCCCAAACCATAGAGGACAACCTGCTGCACGGTCTGAAGAGCTTAAACTGTTCCACAGAGCTTCTTGAGGCTGTGGAGAAATTCCTCTCCTGA